Proteins from one Nitrospira sp. genomic window:
- a CDS encoding phage tail protein, with the protein MSLAARNDPILAYNFRINLLDSTSSGAAAVTSIALTPLVINPLAGFSECTGLEMTLETEDYEEGGNNGTVLKFPKRAKWGEITLKKGITRKTDLFDWYYGFTQGITKRKDGVIILMNEKHEPHTVWKFRRGLPIKYVAPQLNAQQSNVGIETLTIAHEGITLMSGASGLAGAVRGAVQAIGSLF; encoded by the coding sequence ATGAGCCTGGCGGCACGTAACGACCCGATTCTCGCATACAATTTCCGCATCAACCTCCTGGATTCCACATCATCGGGAGCCGCCGCTGTGACCTCGATCGCTCTCACGCCTCTGGTCATCAATCCGCTTGCTGGCTTCAGCGAATGCACGGGATTGGAGATGACCCTCGAGACCGAAGACTACGAAGAGGGAGGCAACAACGGGACCGTGCTGAAGTTTCCCAAGCGAGCCAAATGGGGGGAAATCACCCTCAAAAAAGGCATCACCAGGAAAACAGATTTGTTCGATTGGTACTACGGGTTCACTCAGGGCATCACCAAACGCAAGGACGGTGTGATTATCCTCATGAACGAGAAGCACGAACCCCACACAGTCTGGAAGTTTCGTCGCGGGCTACCGATCAAGTATGTGGCCCCACAGCTCAACGCTCAGCAAAGCAATGTGGGAATTGAGACGCTAACCATCGCCCATGAGGGAATCACGTTAATGAGCGGTGCATCAGGTCTGGCCGGAGCTGTCAGGGGTGCCGTCCAAGCCATAGGGAGCTTGTTCTAG